One genomic window of Dunckerocampus dactyliophorus isolate RoL2022-P2 chromosome 7, RoL_Ddac_1.1, whole genome shotgun sequence includes the following:
- the pou3f2b gene encoding POU domain, class 3, transcription factor 2, with translation MATAASNHYSILTSSASIVHSEPGTMQQAAAYRDAQSLLQSDYPLQSNSHALSHAHQWITALSHGEAAPWSTSPLGADQDIKPAVQSARDDMHNSSSNLQHQSRPSHLVHQNHHDARAWRTTTAPSAHIPSMATTNGQSLLYSQPSFSVNGLIPGSGQGLHHHNLRDPHEDHHSPHLSEHSHPPSQHQHQHRPQNHHDHSDEDTPTSDDLEQFAKQFKQRRIKLGFTQADVGLALGTLYGNVFSQTTICRFEALQLSFKNMCKLKPLLNKWLEEADSTSGSPTSLDKIAAQGRKRKKRTSIEVSVKGALESHFLKCPKPAASEIITLADSLHLEKEVVRVWFCNRRQKEKRMTPPGGALPGSEDVYGDTPPHHGVQTPVQ, from the coding sequence ATGGCGACCGCAGCGTCTAACCACTACAGCATCCTCACCTCCAGCGCATCCATCGTGCACTCGGAGCCCGGCACCATGCAGCAAGCCGCGGCGTACCGGGACGCGCAGAGCCTGTTGCAGAGCGACTACCCGCTGCAGAGCAACAGCCACGCACTGAGCCATGCACACCAGTGGATTACAGCGCTGTCCCACGGCGAGGCAGCCCCTTGGTCCACCAGCCCGCTCGGCGCGGACCAGGACATCAAACCCGCCGTGCAGAGCGCCCGGGACGACATGCACAACTCCAGCAGCAACCTGCAACACCAGTCGCGGCCGTCCCACCTGGTCCACCAAAACCACCACGACGCGCGGGCGTGGAGGACCACCACAGCGCCGTCGGCGCACATCCCGAGCATGGCGACCACCAACGGCCAGAGCTTGCTCTACTCCCAGCCGAGCTTCAGCGTCAACGGGCTGATTCCGGGCAGCGGCCAGGGGCTGCACCACCACAACCTAAGAGACCCTCACGAGGACCACCACAGTCCGCACCTGAGCGAGCACAGCCACCCGCCGTCCCAGCATCAGCACCAGCACCGACCGCAGAACCACCACGACCACTCGGACGAGGACACGCCGACCTCGGACGACTTGGAGCAGTTCGCCAAGCAGTTCAAGCAGAGGAGGATCAAGCTCGGCTTCACGCAGGCGGACGTGGGACTCGCCCTGGGGACCTTGTACGGGAATGTCTTCTCCCAAACCACCATATGCAGGTTTGAGGCCCTGCAGCTCAGCTTCAAAAACATGTGCAAGCTGAAGCCTCTGTTGAACAAGTGGCTGGAGGAGGCTGACTCCACCTCGGGCAGCCCTACCAGCCTGGACAAAATCGCTGCACAAGGGAGGAAACGGAAAAAACGGACCTCGATCGAGGTGAGCGTCAAGGGGGCCTTGGAGAGCCATTTTTTGAAGTGCCCAAAACCTGCAGCTTCGGAAATAATCACCCTGGCAGACAGTCTGCACCTGGAGAAAGAAGTGGTGAGGGTTTGGTTTTGTAACAGGAGACAGAAGGAGAAACGCATGACGCCTCCCGGAGGGGCTCTGCCGGGGAGCGAGGACGTGTATGGGGACACGCCGCCCCACCATGGGGTCCAGACCCCGGTTCAATGA
- the fbxl4 gene encoding F-box/LRR-repeat protein 4 isoform X2, whose product MFTLLSMFYYICLRRRSRSGTRGEALTSRRAVESGQRAILPVSVEVEQYAKEVLDFSSHYGSENSMSYTMWNLAGVPNVYPSSGDFTQTAVFRAYGTWWEQCASAPPRLRRTPKGFYSQDYIELGFEEPVYPTAVEVLETYYPGAIVQILACSHNPFSQNPPTDVRWEVLWSGEPVKVLTPQARQFSPNIKHINFPTNLLRLEVNSSLLDYYTELDAVILRGVKERPMLALYKMPVIDITDLSDSEEDLSDVGGPFRQCSNNRTGNGYFDKLPYELIQLILSHLTLPDLCRLAQSCKLLHQHCCDPLQYTQLSLQPYWARLSDTSLGHLQSRCTRLQRLNLSWTGNRGALTLNSFSSFMKVCGLSLMSLELSCCHFLTEACLEVISQTCPGLQEINLASCDRLNPQAFTHISKLTRLRRLVLYRTKIEQTAILSILTFCIELKHLNLGSCVRIEDYDVLASMLAARCRSLCSLDLWRCRNLTDRGLNELVSGCRYKACECCLIEETPPVVSTASPPGCFLLLPDRHSGHPRALKPLPQCSHQEEFHTLTPAWSYYCRRSKLRHSRRWRDASGSQDVLLVVPR is encoded by the exons ATGTTCACTCTGTTGAGCATGTTTTACTATATCTGTCTGCGGCGACGCTCCAGGAGCGGGACTCGTGGTGAAGCGCTGACCAGTCGACGAGCCGTGGAGTCTGGTCAACGGGCGATACTGCCAGTCAGCGTGGAGGTGGAGCAGTATGCGAAGGAGGTTTTGGACTTCAGCTCTCATTATGGCAGCGAAAACAGCATGTCATACACTATGTGGAACCTGGCTGGTGTACCCAATGTCTATCCCAGCTCCGGGGACTTTACACAGACTGCTGTGTTCAGGGCTTATGGAACATGGTGGGAACAGTGTGCAAGCGCTCCGCCACGTTTACGGCGCACCCCTAAAGGCTTTTACAGCCAGGATTATATCGAGCTGGGCTTTGAGGAGCCAGTTTACCCTACAGCTGTGGAGGTGCTTGAGACGTATTACCCTGGGGCCATTGTCCAGATTCTGGCCTGCTCACATAACCCCTTTTCCCAGAATCCACCAACGGATGTCAG GTGGGAGGTGTTGTGGTCGGGGGAGCCTGTCAAGGTACTGACACCCCAGGCACGCCAATTTTCACCTAACATCAAGCACATCAATTTCCCTACCAACCTGCTGCGCCTGGAGGTCAATAGCTCCCTGTTGGATTACTATACCGAGCTGGACGCTGTCATCCTACGTGGAGTGAAGGAGAGGCCCATGCTGGCACTCTACAAGATGCCCGTCATCGACATCACTGACCTCAGTGACAGCGAAGAAGACCTGTCCGATGTGGGAGGTCCCTTCAGGCAATGTTCAAACAACAGGACGGGCAACGGCTACTTTGACAAACTGCCCTATGAG CTCATTCAGTTGATACTGAGCCACCTGACCTTGCCAGACCTCTGCCGTCTGGCCCAGAGCTGTAAGCTGCTGCACCAGCACTGTTGTGACCCGCTCCAGTACACCCAGCTGAGTCTGCAGCCCTACTGGGCTAGGCTGAGTGACACCTCCTTGGGACACCTGCAGAGCCGCTGCACACGCCTCCAGAGGCTCAACCTTTCCTGGACGGGCAACCGGGGAGCTCTCACCCTGAATAGCTTCAGCAG TTTCATGAAGGTCTGTGGGCTGAGCCTGATGTCCCTGGAACTGTCTTGCTGCCACTTCCTGACTGAGGCCTGTTTGGAGGTCATCTCCCAGACTTGTCCAGGGCTACAGGAGATTAATCTGGCCTCCTGCGATCGCCTCAATCCGCAGGCCTTCACACACATTTCAAAACTTACGCGCCTCCGCCGGCTGGTGCTTTACCGTACCAAGATCGAG CAAACAGCTATTCTTAGCATCCTGACTTTCTGCATTGAGTTGAAACACCTCAACCTCGGGAGCTGTGTGAGG ATCGAAGATTATGATGTTTTAGCAAGCATGCTGGCTGCTCGGTGCCGCTCACTCTGTTCGCTGGACCTTTGGCGATGCAGAAACCTGACAGATCGAGGCCTCAATGAGCTTGTCTCTGGCTGCAG GTACAAGGCTTGTGAGTGCTGCCTCATTGAAGAAACTCCTCCAGTCGTGTCCACAGCTTCTCCTCCTGGATGTTTCCTTCTGCTCCCAGATAGACACTCGGGTCATCCAAGAGCTCTCAAGCCACTTCCCCAGTGTAGCCATCAAGAGGAGTTTCACACACTGACCCCAGCATGGTCTTATTACTGCAGAAGAAGCAAACTGAGGCACAGCAGACGTTGGAGAGATGCCTCTGGATCACAGGATGTTCTATTAGTGGTCCCTAGGTAA
- the fbxl4 gene encoding F-box/LRR-repeat protein 4 isoform X1, whose protein sequence is MFTLLSMFYYICLRRRSRSGTRGEALTSRRAVESGQRAILPVSVEVEQYAKEVLDFSSHYGSENSMSYTMWNLAGVPNVYPSSGDFTQTAVFRAYGTWWEQCASAPPRLRRTPKGFYSQDYIELGFEEPVYPTAVEVLETYYPGAIVQILACSHNPFSQNPPTDVRWEVLWSGEPVKVLTPQARQFSPNIKHINFPTNLLRLEVNSSLLDYYTELDAVILRGVKERPMLALYKMPVIDITDLSDSEEDLSDVGGPFRQCSNNRTGNGYFDKLPYELIQLILSHLTLPDLCRLAQSCKLLHQHCCDPLQYTQLSLQPYWARLSDTSLGHLQSRCTRLQRLNLSWTGNRGALTLNSFSSFMKVCGLSLMSLELSCCHFLTEACLEVISQTCPGLQEINLASCDRLNPQAFTHISKLTRLRRLVLYRTKIEQTAILSILTFCIELKHLNLGSCVRIEDYDVLASMLAARCRSLCSLDLWRCRNLTDRGLNELVSGCRMLEELDLGWCPTLQSSTGCFQQLARSLPRLRKLFLTANRTVCDSDIEELATSCPLLQHVDILGTRLVSAASLKKLLQSCPQLLLLDVSFCSQIDTRVIQELSSHFPSVAIKRSFTH, encoded by the exons ATGTTCACTCTGTTGAGCATGTTTTACTATATCTGTCTGCGGCGACGCTCCAGGAGCGGGACTCGTGGTGAAGCGCTGACCAGTCGACGAGCCGTGGAGTCTGGTCAACGGGCGATACTGCCAGTCAGCGTGGAGGTGGAGCAGTATGCGAAGGAGGTTTTGGACTTCAGCTCTCATTATGGCAGCGAAAACAGCATGTCATACACTATGTGGAACCTGGCTGGTGTACCCAATGTCTATCCCAGCTCCGGGGACTTTACACAGACTGCTGTGTTCAGGGCTTATGGAACATGGTGGGAACAGTGTGCAAGCGCTCCGCCACGTTTACGGCGCACCCCTAAAGGCTTTTACAGCCAGGATTATATCGAGCTGGGCTTTGAGGAGCCAGTTTACCCTACAGCTGTGGAGGTGCTTGAGACGTATTACCCTGGGGCCATTGTCCAGATTCTGGCCTGCTCACATAACCCCTTTTCCCAGAATCCACCAACGGATGTCAG GTGGGAGGTGTTGTGGTCGGGGGAGCCTGTCAAGGTACTGACACCCCAGGCACGCCAATTTTCACCTAACATCAAGCACATCAATTTCCCTACCAACCTGCTGCGCCTGGAGGTCAATAGCTCCCTGTTGGATTACTATACCGAGCTGGACGCTGTCATCCTACGTGGAGTGAAGGAGAGGCCCATGCTGGCACTCTACAAGATGCCCGTCATCGACATCACTGACCTCAGTGACAGCGAAGAAGACCTGTCCGATGTGGGAGGTCCCTTCAGGCAATGTTCAAACAACAGGACGGGCAACGGCTACTTTGACAAACTGCCCTATGAG CTCATTCAGTTGATACTGAGCCACCTGACCTTGCCAGACCTCTGCCGTCTGGCCCAGAGCTGTAAGCTGCTGCACCAGCACTGTTGTGACCCGCTCCAGTACACCCAGCTGAGTCTGCAGCCCTACTGGGCTAGGCTGAGTGACACCTCCTTGGGACACCTGCAGAGCCGCTGCACACGCCTCCAGAGGCTCAACCTTTCCTGGACGGGCAACCGGGGAGCTCTCACCCTGAATAGCTTCAGCAG TTTCATGAAGGTCTGTGGGCTGAGCCTGATGTCCCTGGAACTGTCTTGCTGCCACTTCCTGACTGAGGCCTGTTTGGAGGTCATCTCCCAGACTTGTCCAGGGCTACAGGAGATTAATCTGGCCTCCTGCGATCGCCTCAATCCGCAGGCCTTCACACACATTTCAAAACTTACGCGCCTCCGCCGGCTGGTGCTTTACCGTACCAAGATCGAG CAAACAGCTATTCTTAGCATCCTGACTTTCTGCATTGAGTTGAAACACCTCAACCTCGGGAGCTGTGTGAGG ATCGAAGATTATGATGTTTTAGCAAGCATGCTGGCTGCTCGGTGCCGCTCACTCTGTTCGCTGGACCTTTGGCGATGCAGAAACCTGACAGATCGAGGCCTCAATGAGCTTGTCTCTGGCTGCAG AATGTTAGAAGAGCTGGACCTGGGCTGGTGTCCCACACTGCAGAGCAGCACTGGATGTTTCCAGCAACTTGCTCGCAGCCTGCCACGCCTACGCAAACTCTTCCTGACTGCCAATCGCACAGTCTGTGACTCAGACATAGAGGAGTTGGCCACCAGCTGCCCCTTGCTACAGCATGTTGACATACTGG GTACAAGGCTTGTGAGTGCTGCCTCATTGAAGAAACTCCTCCAGTCGTGTCCACAGCTTCTCCTCCTGGATGTTTCCTTCTGCTCCCAGATAGACACTCGGGTCATCCAAGAGCTCTCAAGCCACTTCCCCAGTGTAGCCATCAAGAGGAGTTTCACACACTGA